The segment AGGTGTTCGGCGCGTTCGATCCGACGAACCCCACGCACAACATTGTGTTCAGCGCATGGTTGATTTTTGTGGCGATGATTTTCGATGCGCTGGATGGCCACGTGGCCCGACTGGTGAAAATTACCAGCGATTTCGGCGCGCAGTTGGACAGCCTGTGCGATTTAGTGACGTTTGGCGTGGCGCCGGCGTTTTTAATGGTGAAAATGTGTCCTGATTTCACCTTTTTTTACCACGACGAAATGTGGATTATCGCGGCGGCATTTGTGGCCTGTGCGGCCATGCGGCTGGCGCGGTTCAATGCGGAAACGGAGCAAGAGGACGATCATTTATCGTTCATCGGCTTGCCCACGCCCGCCGCCGCCGGGTCGATTGCCAGCTTCGCCATTTTGTTTTACACGTTGCGGCTGGAAAGCAATCATTTGCCGTACGCTCAGGATATCGATTGGTACATGCGGCGGTTTTTGCCACTGTTCACGCTGATGCTGAGCGCGCTGATGGTGTCGCGCATTCCGTACCCGCACGTGGTGAATCAGTTGCTGAATGGGCAGCGCAGCCTGGGGCACATTGTGGCGCTGCTGTTTTCGCTGGTGGTGATCATTGCCATCCGCGGCTACAGCGTGCCGATTATATGTTCGATCTTCGTTCTTGGCCCGCCGCTGCGTTACGCCTGGCAGCGGTGGCGCAATCGGGCCCAGGAGCAAGAAAGCGAATCGCTGTTCTAGTGCATAATGACGCGGATGATTTTCAAGGGGCGCGCTCCGCTGGCGCGTCGCGGCTAAACTGACCACTGCTCACCGACCACCGATCACTTCTGCCATGTTTACCGGACTTGTTGAAGCGCTGGCCACGGTGATGGAAGTGAAGCCGGAGCCGCCTGGAGCGCGAATTTGTGTCAGCCTGCCGCCGTGGCCCGAAGGAGAAGCCGGCAGTGTCATTCGCGTGGGAGACAGCATTGCCTTGAACGGCTGTTGCTTAACGGTGGTGGCCGCCAGCGGGCCGCGGTTGGAATTTCAGGCCGGCGAGGAAACGCTGCATCGCACCAATTTAGGGCGGCTGAAGCCCGGCAGCGCCGTGAACGTGGAGCACTCGCTCTGTTTTGGCGATCGCTTGGGTGGGCATTTTGTGACCGGGCATATTGACGGATTGGGCACGCTGGCCTCGCGGACCGATGCCGGCGAGTGGTCCACATTTTGGTTTAGCGCGCCCGTGGCTCTGCTGCGGCAAATGGCATCCAAAGGCTCGATTGCCATCGACGGAGTAAGTTTGACGCTGGTCGACGTGGCCGACGACCGCTTTAGCGTGATGCTAATTCCGCACACGCTGACCGTGACGACGCTGGGACAGCTGCAGCCGGGCGACACGGTCAACCTGGAAACCGACGTGCTGGCGAAATACGTTCAAAAGCAACTTAACGCAGAAAGCAGAAAGCAGAAAGCAGAAATTTAAGCAGTCTGCAAAAGGCATGTGCATTGGTTCTGCCTTCTGCATTCTGCCTTTTACTCTCTCATCATGTCGCACCAAACACTCACCTATTTGAAGCAACGATTCCAGCAAGTCGGCCTCAAGCTGCAATCGCGGCACGGTCAGAATTTTTTGATCGATTTGAATTTACTGCGCATTCTGGCCGATTCGGCGCAACTTTCGCCCCACGACGTGGTGCTGGAAGTGGGCACCGGCGTGGGATCGCTCACGGCCTTGGTGGCGCCACAGGTAGCGCACTTGGTAACCGTGGAAATCGATCCGCGCTTGGCACAACTGGCCAGCGAAGAATTGCTGTCGCATGCGAACATCACCCTGCTGCAAATGGATGCCTTGCGGCGCAAGCACGAAATTGATTCGCGGGTGCTGGGTGCCCTGCGGCAACATTTGGCGGCAGAGCCGCAGCGGAACTTTAAACTGGTCGCGAACTTGCCGTATGGCGTGGCCACTCCGCTGATTTCCAATCTGCTCGAATTGGAATGGCCGCCGGTTTCGATGACCATCACCATTCAAAAAGAGTTGGCCGATCGGCTGGCAGCGCAACCCCACACGAAAGATTATGGAGCGATTAGCGTGTGGGTGCAGTGCCAATGCCGCGTGGAAATTTTGCGCGTGATGCCGCCGACCGTGTTTTGGCCGCGGCCCAAGGTGCACTCGGCAATTGTTCACATCACGCTGGAGCCGGAGCGGCGCAGCGCGATTCCGGACCGGCGGTTTTTTCACGAATTTGTGCGCAAGCTGTTTCTGCACCGCCGGAAGTTTTTACGGGGCGTGCTGGTGGCGACGTACAAAGATCGGCTCGACAAGCCGGCGATCGATCGCGTTTTGTCGGAATTGCAATTTGGCGGAAACGCCCGGGCGGAGGAATTAAGCGTGGAACAAATGCTGGCCCTGTGCGAGAAATTCCGCCAGATCCAGTTGTGAATTTCAGACCGTGCCGCGCGTATCATTCCCGATGGCTGGGGTAGTGACGCATTTTGAAGTGAACTGCATTGGGTGGCCGGGGTCGAGTGCCGCCGAGCCCCCGGAATGCTGCCCGCTGGGGTCTCCCTTCGGTCGACCCCAGCCACCCTGCCGGACTGCGCCGCGCGTATCATTCCCGCCGGCTGGCATTCGCTTGCCACAAGCGGAATAGGCTGATAAATTGAAGCGACCGTAGCTTGGCGGGGGTAGCCGGTGGCAGCCGAGGCTTTTCTGCACTTGGCACCCTTTACCGTGGTGCATGGCAAATTGATTTCAGGCTGGTTTCATCTTCTCCGCGGAGTGCAATCGCATCATGAGACGAATGCTTAGCGCTG is part of the Pirellulales bacterium genome and harbors:
- the pssA gene encoding CDP-diacylglycerol--serine O-phosphatidyltransferase translates to MKKLRTVAVLPTMFTLGNLLCGFFAIVVASRVGAGTLDRIPPAPQIEISNPAKVFGAFDPTNPTHNIVFSAWLIFVAMIFDALDGHVARLVKITSDFGAQLDSLCDLVTFGVAPAFLMVKMCPDFTFFYHDEMWIIAAAFVACAAMRLARFNAETEQEDDHLSFIGLPTPAAAGSIASFAILFYTLRLESNHLPYAQDIDWYMRRFLPLFTLMLSALMVSRIPYPHVVNQLLNGQRSLGHIVALLFSLVVIIAIRGYSVPIICSIFVLGPPLRYAWQRWRNRAQEQESESLF
- a CDS encoding riboflavin synthase, with the translated sequence MFTGLVEALATVMEVKPEPPGARICVSLPPWPEGEAGSVIRVGDSIALNGCCLTVVAASGPRLEFQAGEETLHRTNLGRLKPGSAVNVEHSLCFGDRLGGHFVTGHIDGLGTLASRTDAGEWSTFWFSAPVALLRQMASKGSIAIDGVSLTLVDVADDRFSVMLIPHTLTVTTLGQLQPGDTVNLETDVLAKYVQKQLNAESRKQKAEI
- the rsmA gene encoding 16S rRNA (adenine(1518)-N(6)/adenine(1519)-N(6))-dimethyltransferase RsmA; translation: MSHQTLTYLKQRFQQVGLKLQSRHGQNFLIDLNLLRILADSAQLSPHDVVLEVGTGVGSLTALVAPQVAHLVTVEIDPRLAQLASEELLSHANITLLQMDALRRKHEIDSRVLGALRQHLAAEPQRNFKLVANLPYGVATPLISNLLELEWPPVSMTITIQKELADRLAAQPHTKDYGAISVWVQCQCRVEILRVMPPTVFWPRPKVHSAIVHITLEPERRSAIPDRRFFHEFVRKLFLHRRKFLRGVLVATYKDRLDKPAIDRVLSELQFGGNARAEELSVEQMLALCEKFRQIQL